From the genome of Litorilinea aerophila:
CACCGAACGCACGTCGGCAAAGTCCAGGTTGATCAACCCGGGGATGGTGATCAGCTCGCTGATGCCCTGGATGCCCTGGCGCAGGACGTCGTCCGCAGTGCGGAAGGCCTGGTTGATGCCCATCTTTTTGTCCACAATCTGGAGCAGACGATCGTTGGGGATCACGATCAGGGTGTCCACATTCTCGGCCAGCTGGGCCAGGGCCGACTCGGCCGTGCGTCGCCGCTGGGATCCCTCGAAGGTGAAGGGCCGGGTGACCACGCCGATGGTCAGGGCGCCCAGCTCCCGGGCCACCGCGGCGATGATGGGCGAGGCGCCGGAGCCGGTGCCGCCCCCCATGCCCGCGGTGACAAAGACCATATCCGCCCCTTCCAGGATCTCTTTGATATCTTCCCGGCTCTCCTCGGCAGCCCGCTGGCCGATCTCCGGGTTGCCGCCCGAACCCAGCCCCTTGGTCAGCTTGTCGCCGATGCGCAGGCGCTGGGGCGCGCTGGAAAGCATCAGGGCCTGGGCGTCGGTGTTGACCGCGATGAACTCCACGCCCTGGATCCCTTCTTCGATCATCCGATTGACGGCATTCTGGCCGCCGCCACCCACACCGACCACCTTGATCTTGGCGAAGTTCTCCACAAATTGCGGCTGTGAATTACTGGTACGCGCCATAAATTGCTTGCTCCTTGTCTGCACGAGAAATCAATGCGAAGCCCAGTCCTACATTCTCTCCTGAATGATGACGATCCCCAGGGCAGCACGCGGGATCCAGAACGCCCTGGCCGGATGCCGCCCCCTCCCTCCTCATATCAACACATATCAACCCTATGTCAACGGCTCCGTCGACGCCCACCGCATGGCTCAGCCTGCCATGGGGCCGGGAACCGCTCAGCCGGGCAACAGGTTGCGCAGCCATCGCATGGCCTGGCCCACCCACTGGGTGTGGGGGCTCGGGGAGTCGGCCGAAAACCGTCGATGCACCGACCGGGCGTCCTCGTGCAGCCCCCAGAGCAACAGCCCCACGCTGGTGGCGTAGGTGGGCGACAGCAGGGTGCGGGTCAGCCCGCCGATGGGCAGGCGGGCAGAAGGCGCCCCCACCCGCACCGGCATGCCAAAGATCTCCCGCCCCAGCTCCGTCAGGCCATGGAGCTGACTCGATCCGCCCGTCAGGACAATGCCTGCCGGCAACCTGTCGTAATATCCGCTCTCCTCCAGTTTTTCCCGCACGATCTCGAGGATCTCGCAGGCTCGGGCTTCCAAGATCTCGCTGATGAAACGGCGGCTGAAGCTCCGCTCAGAACGCTCCCCGAAGACGGTGGCCCAGACTTTCTCATCCGCGGCCACCCGATCGGGCAGCACGGTGCCATAGCGCAGCTTCAACTCCTCGGCCGTTTCAAAGGGTGCATGCAAGCCGACCGCCAGATCGTTGGTGAGATGATTACCTCCCAGATCCAGGATGACGGTGTGGCACAGGCCATCTTCGATGAAAATGGCGATGTCGGTGGTGCCGCCGCCCAGGTCGACGACGGCCACGCCCATCTGGCGCTCCTCCGGCCGCAACACCGCCTCGTTGCTGGCCAGGGGCTCCAGCACCAGCTCGTCGATGTCGATGTTGTGGGACAGCACGCATTGGGCCAGGTTGTTGACCGCGGTGCTGCTGCCGGTGACGATGTGGGCGTCCACTTCCAGGCGATAGGCGCTCATGCCCAGGGGGTACTGGACGGCCCCCTGGCTGTCCACGGTCCACTGACGGGCAATGGTGTGGATCACCTCCTGATTTTCGGGGAGGGCCACGGCCCGCGCGCCTTCCAGCGCGCGCTGCATGTCCTGGCCGGTCACGCCCTGACGATGGTCGACCGGGCTCATCCCCTTGCTGTTCAAGGTGGAAATATGGCTGCCGGCGATGCCGACATACGCGCTCAAGATGGGTTGCCCTGCATCCTCCTCACACTTCTCCACGGCTTCTCCCACGCAGGCGGTGGCATCCTTGACGTTGACCACCACCCCACGCCGGATGCCCCGGCTCACGGCCTGGCCCACGCCCAACACCCGGAGGGCCAGGTTGCCCAGGCTGTCATGGGTTACAGCAGCCGTCAGGGCACAGACTTTGGTGGTTCCGATATCAATAGCTGAAATGAATTCCTGCACGACAACACCTCTCTGGTTAGCCCACACACGCCAGGAATGGGTGCACCGGATACCCCTGGATGACGCCTGTCCGCCACCGCCGGCAGGGCGGTTCAGCGTACATAGGGCCGATGAACATAACGAACATCGATGATCTGTGCGGAGGTCTTGCCGTCCTCCAGTAGCCGCCTGGCAGCTTCCAAATTCTGTCTTTTTGCCTGCAAATTGTAGCCATCGCCCCAGTAGACCCAGACCTGCTCCTGGGGCAAGGGAAAATTCAGCCCCACGCTGCGGTTATAGCGGACCTGGTTGCCCAACTCGGGCAGGGTGTCCATCAAGGACAGTGCGCTCTCCAGGATGCGGGCATCCACCGCGATGCCGTGGCGGCTGTCCAGGGCCCGGGCCTCCTGAAGGGCGTCCAGAATCTGGGGCAGCCCCGGGTCCACCTCGGTCCGGGCGGCCAGGGCCGTGCCATCCGCCAGCAGCCAGTAGGTGCCGTCCCGGGTGACCCAGAGGGCAACGGGCTGCGCCTCCTGGACCTGGATCTCCACCCGGTGGGGCAACCCCAGGCGCACCTGGGCATCGGCCACGTAGGGGTGTTCCAGGAGGGCCTGGCGGATCTGCCCGGGCTCCAGCCAGAAGATGCTCCAGCCATCCACGCCGCTGCGCTGATACAGCTCCTCCCCGGACAGGTAGGTCAGGTCGGTGAAGGAGACATCCTCGGCGTAGACGAACCAGCCGCTGGGCCCATGGAGCCAGAGGATGGCGGCCACGACGGCCACCGCCAACCCCAGGCTGATCCACTTGCTGGGATGCCAGTGCACCCGCCCCCAGAGCCCCTGCACCGCCTGCCCGGCCCGGTTGACGCCGGTCCGGGTGCCCAGCCCCGCCAGGGCAGATTCAAAGCGCCGTCGCCGCCGGGTAGCGGTACGCCGCCGGGCACGGGGCCCAGAAGGGGCCCTGCCCATCCCAGGCCAGCGATGCTGTGACGTTCTGGTGGACCTGGTCATCCCGGTCTTCCTCGATTCCTGGCGGATTAGGACCGCCTGACATACGCGCCACGCCTTCCGGCACTAACGCGCGGTGCGATTCTGTTGCCGCTCTTCGTACCGTTCCAGAGCCAGCTGCACCAGCCGGTCCACCAGCTCCGGATACGGGATGCCGCTGGCTTCCCACAGCTTGGGATACATGCTGATGCGGGTGAAGCCCGGCATGGTGTTGATCTCGTTCAGGTAAAAGGTGCCGCTGGCATCATCCAGCAGGAAGTCCACCCGGGCCAGGCCGCTGGCTTCCACGGCCCGAAAGGCCCGCAGGGCCAGCTCCTGCACGTGGGCGACTTGCTCCGGCGTCAGGGGCGCCGGAATCAGCAGCTGGCTGCTGTCGTCCAGGTACTTGGCCTCGTAATCGTAAAACTCGTGGCCCGGGATGATCTCGCCGGGCACGCTGGCCATGGGTTCGTGGTTGCCCAACACGCTCACCTCGATCTCCCGGGCGTTGGGCACCGCGGCTTCCACCAGGACTTTGGCATCATAGGCGCAGGCCAGCTCAATAGCCGCCTCCAACTCCGCCCGGTCGCGGGCCTTGCTCACCCCCACGCTGCTGCCCAGATTGGCCGGCTTGACAAAGAGGGGATAGCCCAGGCTCGCCTCCACCTCCGCCACCAGGGCATCCGACCGGGCACGCCAGGCCCGCCGGTGGAGAACCCGGCTAGGCGTCTGGCAGAGGCCGGCTGCGGCGAAGAGGCGTTTGGCCACGTCCTTGTCCATGGCGACGGCGCTGGCCAACACCCCACAGCCCACGTAGGGCAGGTTGGCCATCTCCAACAGGCCCTGGATGGTGCCGTCCTCGCCGTAGGGGCCGTGGAGCACCGGGAAGATGACATCCACCGTGGGCAGCGGCTCGCCCTGGCGCTCCCGGGGCAAGAGGGCCCAACGCCCCGGCACCAGGCTGCTGTCCGAGTGGCTGTGGCCGTTGGGGCTGGCCGCCTGCTCGCTCAGCAGGGCCAGGGGATCGCCCCCGGTCAGCCACCGACCTTCGCGGGTGA
Proteins encoded in this window:
- the ftsZ gene encoding cell division protein FtsZ; protein product: MARTSNSQPQFVENFAKIKVVGVGGGGQNAVNRMIEEGIQGVEFIAVNTDAQALMLSSAPQRLRIGDKLTKGLGSGGNPEIGQRAAEESREDIKEILEGADMVFVTAGMGGGTGSGASPIIAAVARELGALTIGVVTRPFTFEGSQRRRTAESALAQLAENVDTLIVIPNDRLLQIVDKKMGINQAFRTADDVLRQGIQGISELITIPGLINLDFADVRSVMLEGGAALMAIGRGTGENRAREAAEQAIHSALLDVSIEGARAILFNIKGGEDMSLFEVNEAAEIIRANAHPEANIIFGAVIDPEMKETINLTVIATGFDRANDGDLLSYEEPDYEPRPRATRQESRSRDYKVRTFDRDDLDIPSFLRRSRSNGR
- the ftsA gene encoding cell division protein FtsA produces the protein MQEFISAIDIGTTKVCALTAAVTHDSLGNLALRVLGVGQAVSRGIRRGVVVNVKDATACVGEAVEKCEEDAGQPILSAYVGIAGSHISTLNSKGMSPVDHRQGVTGQDMQRALEGARAVALPENQEVIHTIARQWTVDSQGAVQYPLGMSAYRLEVDAHIVTGSSTAVNNLAQCVLSHNIDIDELVLEPLASNEAVLRPEERQMGVAVVDLGGGTTDIAIFIEDGLCHTVILDLGGNHLTNDLAVGLHAPFETAEELKLRYGTVLPDRVAADEKVWATVFGERSERSFSRRFISEILEARACEILEIVREKLEESGYYDRLPAGIVLTGGSSQLHGLTELGREIFGMPVRVGAPSARLPIGGLTRTLLSPTYATSVGLLLWGLHEDARSVHRRFSADSPSPHTQWVGQAMRWLRNLLPG
- a CDS encoding D-alanine--D-alanine ligase family protein, whose translation is MSRSGSRDRRNIRVGVVFGGRSSEHEVSLASARNVMDALRQAGYTVVPIGITREGRWLTGGDPLALLSEQAASPNGHSHSDSSLVPGRWALLPRERQGEPLPTVDVIFPVLHGPYGEDGTIQGLLEMANLPYVGCGVLASAVAMDKDVAKRLFAAAGLCQTPSRVLHRRAWRARSDALVAEVEASLGYPLFVKPANLGSSVGVSKARDRAELEAAIELACAYDAKVLVEAAVPNAREIEVSVLGNHEPMASVPGEIIPGHEFYDYEAKYLDDSSQLLIPAPLTPEQVAHVQELALRAFRAVEASGLARVDFLLDDASGTFYLNEINTMPGFTRISMYPKLWEASGIPYPELVDRLVQLALERYEERQQNRTAR
- a CDS encoding cell division protein FtsQ/DivIB, with amino-acid sequence MTRSTRTSQHRWPGMGRAPSGPRARRRTATRRRRRFESALAGLGTRTGVNRAGQAVQGLWGRVHWHPSKWISLGLAVAVVAAILWLHGPSGWFVYAEDVSFTDLTYLSGEELYQRSGVDGWSIFWLEPGQIRQALLEHPYVADAQVRLGLPHRVEIQVQEAQPVALWVTRDGTYWLLADGTALAARTEVDPGLPQILDALQEARALDSRHGIAVDARILESALSLMDTLPELGNQVRYNRSVGLNFPLPQEQVWVYWGDGYNLQAKRQNLEAARRLLEDGKTSAQIIDVRYVHRPYVR